Proteins encoded by one window of Anaeromyxobacter sp.:
- a CDS encoding molecular chaperone DnaJ has product MEGDPCRMCGGDGRVDNALGGTSARCPSCHGSGRRAELYSGFHDVTKTKPSHHLAPAQASSGPQGPVTPEAVQLAGEVSASTTLAEDAKKRLLAEIVNHESTHGRCTKTFLKKVRKLARPAG; this is encoded by the coding sequence ATGGAGGGTGATCCCTGCCGGATGTGCGGTGGAGACGGGCGCGTCGACAACGCCCTGGGCGGCACCTCGGCCAGGTGCCCCAGCTGCCACGGCTCGGGCCGGCGCGCCGAGCTGTACTCGGGCTTCCACGACGTCACCAAGACCAAGCCGTCGCACCACCTGGCGCCGGCCCAGGCCTCCAGCGGCCCGCAGGGGCCGGTCACCCCTGAGGCGGTGCAGCTCGCCGGCGAGGTGAGCGCCAGCACCACGCTCGCCGAGGACGCCAAGAAGCGGCTGCTGGCGGAGATCGTGAACCACGAGAGCACGCACGGGCGCTGCACCAAGACCTTCCTCAAGAAGGTCCGCAAGCTGGCCCGGCCGGCGGGGTAG
- a CDS encoding DNA polymerase II, with amino-acid sequence MEEVQGFIVAAWEEGRQARSAGPRGAGAAGRIFLTGRLDDRRSFAAVVPAPRPALYLPWEHGPAALACLGGASLDPEPWSDLPGAALARLEVGHAALDGAELALAAAHLPVLVRERPRAAEALLALGLHGPVAIRGRAAPGRRVDAVFVEPTLGPCRASTPLAWLALDIETDRAGTVVAVSLAGAGGAGEVLFVGPPLGVPEVASFPTEAALLSALARRLLARDPDVITGWNVIDFDLRVLAKRYAAHGLPFDVGRTAEEASLLDREGRRAAFQVSGRAVLDAMRLVRASGERFDDLSLEAVARAVLGEGKTVSARGLAKLDELDRLRREEPITFCAYCLRDSELVLRILARTGLDALTARRAALTGVSLELAWTSIPAFERIYAAELRSRRVLPPPRAERRVSGAAGGTVLEALPGFFPNVLVFDFRSLYPSLIRTFNIDPLAHARADQRAPAPDDLVAPNGARFERAAGILPAIITRYAEEREAALAAGDETAAYVYKILQNSFYGVLGADGCRYARTELAGAITSFGKVFLTAARDFFEQRGLRTLYGDTDSVFVLSGLGDEAGFDDLAAFGARAADELNAALTGRIRREHDVPSHLRIRCEKAYRRFFIPRLKHDHTGEGRGRAKGYAGLRLGPGGAAEVEVKGMEAARSDFTPLARRFQVELLARAFADAGEAEVAGFCRDLVTRLQGGSLDAELVYRRSLRRPAEDYGTESPQVRAARLLGWKGQRGRISYVMTRAGAEPVEARSGARLDYQHYLERQLLPIARSVAEARGWDARPWFGGTAQLGLFGS; translated from the coding sequence ATGGAGGAGGTGCAGGGCTTCATCGTGGCGGCCTGGGAGGAGGGGCGCCAGGCGCGCTCCGCCGGGCCACGCGGCGCGGGCGCGGCCGGGCGCATCTTCCTGACCGGGCGGCTCGACGACCGGCGCAGCTTCGCCGCGGTGGTGCCGGCGCCGCGGCCCGCGCTGTACCTGCCCTGGGAGCACGGCCCGGCCGCGCTGGCGTGCCTGGGCGGCGCCTCCCTCGACCCCGAGCCCTGGTCGGACCTGCCGGGCGCCGCGCTGGCCCGGCTGGAGGTGGGGCACGCCGCGCTCGACGGGGCGGAGCTGGCGCTGGCGGCGGCGCACCTGCCGGTGCTGGTGCGGGAGCGGCCCCGGGCCGCCGAGGCGCTCCTGGCGCTCGGGCTGCACGGCCCGGTGGCCATCCGCGGCCGCGCCGCGCCGGGGCGGCGGGTCGACGCGGTGTTCGTCGAGCCCACCCTCGGGCCCTGCCGCGCCTCCACCCCGCTGGCGTGGCTGGCGCTCGACATCGAGACCGATCGCGCCGGCACGGTGGTCGCGGTCTCGCTGGCCGGTGCCGGCGGGGCGGGGGAGGTGCTGTTCGTGGGCCCGCCGCTGGGCGTGCCCGAGGTGGCCTCCTTCCCGACCGAGGCGGCCCTGCTGTCGGCGCTGGCGAGGCGCCTGCTGGCCCGCGACCCGGACGTGATCACCGGGTGGAACGTCATCGACTTCGACCTGCGCGTGCTGGCGAAGCGCTACGCGGCCCACGGCCTGCCGTTCGACGTGGGGCGCACCGCGGAGGAGGCGTCGCTGCTGGACCGCGAGGGGCGCCGGGCGGCCTTCCAGGTGTCCGGGCGCGCCGTGCTCGACGCCATGCGCCTGGTGCGCGCCTCGGGGGAGCGCTTCGACGACCTCTCCCTCGAGGCGGTGGCGCGCGCCGTGCTCGGGGAGGGCAAGACGGTGTCCGCGCGGGGCCTGGCCAAGCTGGACGAGCTCGACCGGCTCCGCCGCGAGGAGCCCATCACCTTCTGCGCCTACTGCCTGCGGGATTCGGAGCTGGTGCTGCGCATCCTCGCCAGGACCGGGCTCGACGCGCTGACCGCCAGGCGCGCGGCGCTGACCGGGGTCTCGCTCGAGCTCGCCTGGACCAGCATCCCGGCCTTCGAGCGCATCTACGCGGCCGAGCTGCGGTCGCGCCGCGTCCTGCCGCCGCCCCGCGCCGAGCGGCGCGTCTCGGGGGCGGCGGGCGGCACGGTCCTCGAGGCGCTGCCGGGCTTCTTCCCCAACGTGCTGGTCTTCGACTTCCGCAGCCTGTACCCGTCCCTCATCCGGACCTTCAACATCGACCCGCTGGCGCACGCCCGGGCCGACCAGCGGGCGCCCGCCCCCGACGACCTCGTGGCCCCCAACGGCGCGCGCTTCGAGCGGGCCGCGGGGATCCTGCCGGCCATCATCACGCGCTACGCGGAGGAGCGCGAGGCGGCGCTCGCGGCGGGCGACGAGACGGCGGCCTACGTCTACAAGATCCTGCAGAACTCCTTCTACGGCGTGCTCGGCGCGGACGGCTGCCGCTACGCCCGCACCGAGCTGGCCGGCGCCATCACCTCGTTCGGGAAGGTCTTCCTCACCGCGGCGCGCGACTTCTTCGAGCAGCGGGGCCTGCGCACGCTCTACGGCGACACCGACTCGGTCTTCGTGCTCTCGGGCCTGGGCGACGAGGCGGGGTTCGACGACCTGGCGGCCTTCGGCGCCCGCGCGGCGGACGAACTGAACGCCGCCCTCACCGGGCGGATCCGCCGGGAGCACGACGTCCCCTCGCACCTCAGGATCCGCTGCGAGAAGGCCTACCGGCGCTTCTTCATCCCCCGGCTGAAGCACGACCACACCGGCGAGGGGCGCGGCCGCGCCAAGGGCTACGCCGGGCTGCGGCTCGGCCCGGGCGGGGCGGCCGAGGTGGAGGTGAAGGGCATGGAGGCGGCGCGCAGCGACTTCACGCCGCTGGCGCGCCGGTTCCAGGTCGAGCTGCTGGCCCGGGCCTTCGCCGACGCGGGCGAGGCGGAGGTGGCCGGCTTCTGCCGGGACCTGGTGACCCGCCTCCAGGGCGGCTCGCTCGACGCCGAGCTGGTGTACCGGCGGTCGCTCCGGCGGCCGGCCGAGGACTATGGCACCGAGTCCCCGCAGGTGCGCGCGGCGCGGCTCCTCGGCTGGAAGGGCCAGCGCGGCCGGATCTCCTACGTCATGACCCGCGCCGGCGCGGAGCCGGTGGAGGCGCGCTCCGGCGCGCGGCTCGACTACCAGCACTACCTGGAGCGCCAGCTCCTGCCGATCGCCCGCTCCGTCGCCGAGGCGCGGGGCTGGGACGCCCGCCCCTGGTTCGGTGGGACGGCCCAGCTCGGGCTGTTCGGGTCGTGA
- a CDS encoding efflux RND transporter periplasmic adaptor subunit translates to MTNDLASPPASPPAASAARSPAAPPPALPGAPPAAPPAPPGDLAALLDEPAARAWWRRPTTWMATAALLLAAGGVGLWRWRSAASAAPSYTTQPAARGPLTLTVTANGTLQPTRSISIGSELSGTVLKVNVDVNDRITKGQVLVELDTSRLGDQVLRSRASLAAARGKVAQTGATVIEARAGLARLEEVARLSGGKVPSEAELDTGRATLARAVADDRSARAGVSEGQAALSTDQTSLSKASITAPEDGVVLTRSVDPGNAVAASLQAVTLFTVAEDLTRLRLWVYVDEADVGAVKVGQDATFTVSAFLSRAFPARITRVGFGSTITDNVVTYLTYLDVDNADLSLRPGMTATATITATHLPDVLLVPNAALRFTPTAATAASAPGAAKGGVLSGLTPRMPGNRTRRPAADGASTTAARQVWTLRDGAPVPVAVTPGLSDGHLTEITGGDLTEGMLVITNQRTAR, encoded by the coding sequence ATGACCAACGACCTCGCCTCGCCCCCCGCTTCCCCGCCTGCGGCGTCCGCCGCCAGGTCCCCGGCGGCGCCCCCGCCGGCGCTCCCCGGCGCACCTCCGGCGGCGCCCCCCGCGCCCCCCGGCGACCTGGCCGCGCTGCTGGACGAGCCGGCCGCGCGCGCCTGGTGGCGCCGGCCGACCACCTGGATGGCGACGGCCGCCCTGCTGCTGGCCGCCGGGGGCGTCGGGCTCTGGCGCTGGCGCAGCGCGGCCAGCGCGGCGCCGAGCTACACGACGCAGCCCGCGGCGCGCGGTCCGCTCACCCTCACGGTCACCGCCAACGGCACGCTCCAGCCCACCCGCTCGATCAGCATCGGCAGCGAGCTCTCGGGCACGGTGCTCAAGGTCAACGTGGACGTCAACGACCGCATCACCAAGGGCCAGGTGCTGGTGGAGCTCGACACCTCCAGGCTGGGCGACCAGGTGCTGCGCTCGAGGGCCTCCCTGGCGGCGGCCCGGGGAAAGGTCGCGCAGACCGGCGCCACGGTGATCGAGGCGCGCGCCGGCCTGGCCCGCCTGGAGGAGGTGGCCCGGCTCTCCGGCGGCAAGGTGCCATCCGAGGCCGAGCTCGACACCGGGCGCGCCACCCTGGCCCGCGCCGTCGCCGACGACCGCAGCGCCCGCGCCGGCGTCAGCGAGGGGCAGGCGGCGCTCTCCACCGACCAGACCAGCCTGTCCAAGGCCTCCATCACCGCCCCGGAGGACGGCGTGGTGCTCACCCGCAGCGTGGATCCCGGCAACGCGGTGGCCGCCTCGCTGCAGGCGGTGACCCTCTTCACCGTGGCCGAGGACCTGACCAGGCTGCGCCTGTGGGTCTACGTGGACGAGGCCGACGTCGGCGCGGTGAAGGTCGGCCAGGACGCCACCTTCACCGTCAGCGCCTTCCTGAGCCGCGCCTTCCCGGCCCGCATCACCCGGGTGGGCTTCGGCTCGACCATCACCGACAACGTGGTCACCTACCTCACCTACCTCGACGTCGACAACGCCGACCTGAGCCTGCGGCCGGGCATGACGGCCACCGCCACCATCACCGCCACGCACCTGCCGGACGTCCTGCTGGTGCCCAACGCGGCGCTGCGCTTCACCCCCACGGCCGCCACGGCCGCGTCCGCCCCGGGCGCGGCCAAGGGCGGCGTGCTCTCCGGCCTGACGCCGCGCATGCCCGGGAACCGCACCCGTCGGCCGGCCGCGGACGGGGCCAGCACCACCGCGGCCAGGCAGGTGTGGACGCTGCGGGACGGCGCCCCGGTGCCGGTGGCCGTGACGCCGGGCCTGAGCGACGGGCACCTCACCGAGATCACGGGCGGCGACCTGACCGAGGGGATGCTGGTCATCACCAACCAGCGGACGGCGCGATGA
- a CDS encoding lmo0937 family membrane protein, with protein MLWTIGIILLVLWAVGLVTSTTMGGFIHVLLVVAVVVVLIQLIQGRRLT; from the coding sequence ATGCTCTGGACCATCGGAATCATCCTGCTCGTGCTCTGGGCCGTCGGCCTGGTGACCTCGACCACCATGGGTGGCTTCATCCACGTGTTGCTGGTGGTCGCCGTGGTGGTCGTGCTGATCCAGCTCATCCAGGGCCGCCGCCTGACCTGA
- a CDS encoding nuclear transport factor 2 family protein: MDPSDQQALRQLLDDYLRAYAARDDRLTASFSEDFSGFTGGGEELVKDRQAWVAITRQDFAQVRDPLRLEVKDVSLQSLAETVAVATAFFSIHLPIQDHVLSRETARLVLVFRREAAGWKISHSSISIPYHLVREGEVYPLQELTTRTQVLEQLVAERTQQLSEANAVLAREIAGHQQTEAKLRESEALYRSILDASPDDITIADLEGRVLLVSSGAVPMFGGESAAQGTGRRVTDFLVPEDRARAMSRVALLLQGVAPGPSEYRGLRLDGTTFDLEVNSALLRDAEGRPSKLVVVARDVTARKQTEAALQQAVAQIKTLHGLLPICMHCKKIRDDQGQWSPVEVFVRERTDAEFSHGLCPQCLAAKYPDLTPGEGEP, encoded by the coding sequence ATGGACCCCAGCGACCAGCAGGCCCTCCGGCAGCTCCTCGACGACTACCTGCGGGCGTACGCCGCCCGCGACGACCGCCTCACCGCCTCCTTCAGCGAGGACTTCTCCGGCTTCACCGGCGGCGGCGAGGAGCTGGTGAAGGACCGCCAGGCGTGGGTGGCCATCACCCGCCAGGACTTCGCCCAGGTCCGGGATCCCCTCCGCCTCGAGGTCAAGGACGTCTCGCTCCAGTCGCTGGCGGAGACGGTGGCCGTCGCCACCGCCTTCTTCTCGATCCACCTGCCCATCCAGGACCACGTCCTGTCGCGCGAGACCGCCCGCCTGGTGCTGGTCTTCCGCCGGGAGGCGGCCGGCTGGAAGATCTCGCACAGCAGCATCTCCATCCCCTACCACCTGGTGCGCGAGGGCGAGGTCTACCCGCTGCAGGAGCTGACCACCCGCACCCAGGTGCTGGAGCAGCTGGTGGCCGAGCGGACCCAGCAGCTCTCCGAGGCCAACGCCGTGCTGGCGCGGGAGATCGCCGGGCACCAGCAGACCGAGGCCAAGCTCCGGGAGAGCGAGGCGCTCTACCGGTCCATCCTGGACGCCTCGCCCGACGACATCACCATCGCCGACCTCGAGGGCCGGGTCCTCCTGGTCTCCTCGGGGGCCGTGCCCATGTTCGGCGGCGAGTCCGCGGCGCAGGGCACGGGGCGCCGGGTCACCGACTTCCTGGTCCCCGAGGACCGGGCGCGCGCCATGTCCCGGGTGGCCCTCCTGCTCCAGGGCGTCGCCCCGGGCCCGAGCGAGTACCGTGGCCTGCGGCTCGACGGCACCACCTTCGACCTCGAGGTCAACAGCGCCCTCCTCCGCGACGCGGAGGGGCGGCCGTCCAAGCTCGTGGTGGTGGCCCGCGACGTCACCGCGCGCAAGCAGACCGAGGCCGCCCTGCAGCAGGCCGTCGCCCAGATCAAGACGCTGCACGGCCTGCTCCCCATCTGCATGCACTGCAAGAAGATCCGGGACGACCAGGGCCAGTGGAGCCCGGTGGAGGTCTTCGTCCGCGAGCGCACCGACGCCGAGTTCAGCCACGGCCTCTGCCCGCAGTGCCTGGCGGCCAAGTACCCGGACCTCACCCCGGGCGAGGGGGAGCCCTGA
- a CDS encoding ABC transporter ATP-binding protein — MSEPLIRLRGVTKRYGSGASELLALKGIDLDVAAGEFVAIMGPSGSGKSTAMNILGCLDTPTAGQYLFQGAHVEALSRDQRARLRRRYLGFVFQGFNLLARTSAQENVELPLLYRGDAAGVRRAAAAAALRSVGLGGWEHHAPAELSGGQQQRVAIARAIVTAPAVVLADEPTGNLDTRRSHEIMGLLLALNRDHGITVLMVTHEPDMAAYARRMVHFVDGTIAASTENLHPVTAAPPEPAMAEGA, encoded by the coding sequence GTGAGCGAGCCGCTGATCCGGCTGCGCGGCGTCACCAAGCGCTACGGCAGCGGCGCGTCCGAGCTGCTGGCGCTCAAGGGGATCGACCTCGACGTGGCGGCCGGCGAGTTCGTCGCCATCATGGGGCCGAGCGGCTCGGGCAAGTCCACCGCCATGAACATCCTCGGCTGCCTGGACACCCCCACCGCCGGGCAGTACCTGTTCCAGGGGGCGCACGTGGAGGCCCTGTCGCGCGACCAGCGGGCGCGGCTGCGGCGCCGCTACCTGGGCTTCGTGTTCCAGGGCTTCAACCTGCTGGCGCGCACCTCGGCGCAGGAGAACGTCGAGCTGCCGCTGCTGTACCGCGGCGACGCCGCCGGCGTGCGCCGCGCCGCCGCCGCCGCGGCCCTGCGGTCGGTGGGCCTGGGCGGCTGGGAGCACCACGCGCCGGCCGAGCTCTCGGGCGGCCAGCAGCAGCGGGTGGCCATCGCGCGGGCCATCGTCACGGCGCCGGCGGTGGTGCTGGCGGACGAGCCCACCGGCAACCTCGACACCAGGCGCAGCCACGAGATCATGGGCCTGCTGCTGGCGCTGAACCGGGACCACGGCATCACCGTGCTGATGGTGACGCACGAGCCCGACATGGCGGCCTACGCGCGGCGCATGGTGCACTTCGTCGACGGCACCATCGCCGCCTCCACCGAGAACCTGCACCCGGTCACGGCGGCCCCGCCCGAGCCGGCCATGGCGGAGGGGGCCTGA
- a CDS encoding efflux transporter outer membrane subunit codes for MPPRARPRHPGPRALGAVLTLALAVALGACAGASGRPSARPELEPPAQWSQGAGPGHATALASWWERFDDPLLTTLVAEALDANPTVLGAQAALRRARALRDVEAAGLSPTLGVSASARRSKVGDAPAGNTFQAGFDATWEPDVFGGRRSALKASEADAQASAARLAATQVSVAAEVAVDYVQLRGYQARLAIARSNLASQQETVQITDWRLQAGLVTSLELAQARTAAEQTQAQIPALETSVARARHALAVLTGQAPDARQAELEVEVPVPAPPADLALDIPAQTLRQRPDVRTAEQEVRAALARLSQAEAARYPSFTLGGSLGVSAVALSALTGGAAVVGALLGSVSVPLLDGGAARARVRSQDAALEQARLAYRLVVLTALQDVEDSLVSLRGNRQRLIHLQGARASAEQAALLAKQRFKSGLVDFQTVLETQRSLLTTQDGVASTQAELSADHVRLYKALGGGWQRADATPPAGPGDDPSSPRRTDP; via the coding sequence ATGCCGCCCCGGGCTCGCCCCCGGCACCCCGGGCCTCGGGCCCTGGGCGCCGTCCTGACCCTGGCGCTGGCCGTCGCGCTGGGCGCGTGCGCTGGGGCGTCCGGCCGACCGTCGGCCCGTCCGGAGCTGGAGCCGCCGGCGCAGTGGTCGCAGGGCGCCGGACCGGGGCACGCCACGGCCCTGGCCAGCTGGTGGGAGCGCTTCGACGACCCGCTGCTCACCACCCTGGTCGCCGAGGCGCTCGACGCCAACCCCACGGTGCTCGGCGCCCAGGCCGCGCTGCGCCGGGCGCGGGCCCTGCGCGACGTCGAGGCCGCCGGCCTGTCGCCGACGCTGGGCGTGTCGGCCTCGGCGAGGCGCAGCAAGGTGGGGGACGCGCCGGCCGGCAACACCTTCCAGGCCGGCTTCGACGCCACCTGGGAGCCGGACGTCTTCGGCGGCCGGCGCAGCGCCCTCAAGGCCAGCGAGGCCGACGCCCAGGCCAGCGCCGCGCGCCTGGCCGCCACCCAGGTCTCGGTGGCGGCCGAGGTGGCCGTCGACTACGTGCAGCTGCGCGGCTACCAGGCGCGCCTGGCCATCGCGCGCAGCAACCTCGCCAGCCAGCAGGAGACGGTGCAGATCACCGACTGGCGGCTGCAGGCCGGGCTGGTCACCTCGCTGGAGCTGGCGCAGGCGCGCACCGCGGCCGAGCAGACCCAGGCCCAGATCCCCGCCCTGGAGACCAGCGTGGCGCGGGCCCGACACGCCCTGGCGGTGCTGACGGGGCAGGCGCCGGACGCCCGGCAGGCCGAGCTGGAGGTCGAGGTGCCCGTGCCGGCGCCGCCCGCCGACCTGGCCCTCGACATCCCGGCCCAGACGCTGCGCCAGCGCCCCGACGTGCGCACGGCCGAGCAGGAGGTGCGAGCCGCGCTGGCCCGCCTGTCGCAGGCGGAGGCGGCGCGCTACCCGAGCTTCACGCTCGGCGGCTCGCTGGGGGTGAGCGCGGTGGCGCTCAGCGCGCTCACCGGCGGCGCCGCGGTGGTGGGGGCGCTGCTCGGGAGCGTGTCGGTGCCGCTCCTCGACGGCGGCGCGGCCCGCGCCCGGGTGCGCTCCCAGGACGCGGCCCTCGAGCAGGCGCGGCTGGCCTACCGGCTGGTGGTGCTGACGGCCCTGCAGGACGTGGAGGACTCCCTGGTCTCGCTGCGCGGGAACCGCCAGCGCCTGATCCACCTGCAGGGCGCCAGGGCGTCCGCCGAGCAGGCCGCCCTGCTGGCCAAGCAGCGCTTCAAGAGCGGGCTGGTCGACTTCCAGACCGTGCTGGAGACGCAGCGCTCGCTGCTCACCACCCAGGACGGCGTGGCCAGCACCCAGGCCGAGCTGAGCGCCGATCACGTGCGCCTCTACAAGGCCCTCGGGGGCGGCTGGCAGCGAGCGGACGCCACCCCTCCGGCCGGCCCCGGCGACGACCCATCCAGCCCACGGCGCACCGACCCATGA